One window from the genome of Rufibacter tibetensis encodes:
- a CDS encoding class I SAM-dependent methyltransferase — protein sequence MDENRRDKILSAYEELAESYNRLIDHKPHNAYYDRPNTLSLMSEVEGKSILDAACGPGKYAEVLLAQGAQVTGFDFSPKMVEMAKERNKGAGTFFVHDLAQPLEMLEDNCFDIVLCALALHYLEDWTLTIQEFHRVLKPDGHLVISIEHPFFEFNFFQSTQYYEVEPVQCTWKGFGKPVEVNSFRRPLGSCISSLTDNGFYIDTLLEPKPLAEFEKLDPRHFKELNEFPSFMCLRAVPKKEKLS from the coding sequence ATGGACGAGAATAGAAGAGATAAGATTCTTTCGGCTTATGAGGAGCTGGCGGAGAGCTATAATCGGTTGATTGATCACAAACCGCATAATGCTTATTACGACCGGCCTAACACTTTGAGCCTGATGTCAGAGGTGGAAGGAAAATCCATTTTGGATGCGGCCTGCGGTCCGGGTAAATACGCTGAAGTACTTCTGGCGCAAGGGGCACAGGTGACGGGGTTTGACTTTAGCCCTAAAATGGTAGAAATGGCCAAAGAACGGAACAAGGGAGCAGGAACGTTCTTCGTGCATGACCTGGCACAACCGCTAGAGATGCTAGAAGACAATTGCTTTGACATCGTGCTGTGCGCCTTGGCTCTACATTACTTGGAAGACTGGACCCTGACTATCCAGGAATTTCACCGGGTGCTAAAACCAGACGGTCACCTGGTGATTTCCATTGAACATCCCTTCTTTGAATTCAACTTCTTCCAGTCTACCCAGTATTATGAGGTAGAGCCCGTGCAATGTACCTGGAAGGGCTTCGGGAAACCCGTAGAAGTGAATAGCTTTAGAAGACCGCTGGGCTCCTGTATCTCCTCTTTGACAGACAATGGTTTCTACATTGACACCCTACTGGAACCAAAACCTCTGGCAGAATTTGAAAAACTGGACCCTAGGCATTTTAAAGAATTAAACGAGTTTCCTTCTTTTATGTGCCTCAGGGCTGTTCCCAAAAAAGAAAAGTTGTCATGA
- a CDS encoding VOC family protein: MKTILKFLLIGLFMTQLDSAQAQTTAATDKPAIKFNHLALHVHDLKKSSAFYEQVMQFKKIPEPFKDGLHDWFSIGDPYQLHLIQGAPKEIYQDITRHFCFSVPSLVAFMERIRKHNIGYYNSKGEPGKVNVRADGVKQIYIQDPDGYWIEVNNEY, from the coding sequence ATGAAAACAATTCTCAAGTTCTTATTAATTGGCCTATTCATGACCCAACTAGATTCTGCGCAGGCACAGACCACTGCTGCTACAGATAAACCCGCCATCAAATTCAACCACCTTGCTTTGCACGTGCATGACCTGAAAAAGAGCTCTGCATTTTACGAGCAGGTTATGCAGTTCAAAAAGATTCCGGAGCCTTTTAAAGACGGCCTGCATGATTGGTTCAGCATAGGCGACCCCTACCAGCTGCACCTGATCCAAGGCGCACCCAAAGAGATCTACCAGGACATCACCCGCCATTTTTGTTTCAGCGTGCCTTCTCTTGTTGCATTTATGGAGCGCATTCGCAAACACAACATCGGGTACTATAACTCAAAAGGTGAGCCCGGAAAGGTAAATGTGCGGGCCGATGGCGTGAAGCAGATCTATATCCAGGACCCGGACGGTTACTGGATTGAAGTAAACAACGAGTATTAA
- a CDS encoding DUF6807 domain-containing protein — translation MKTKPIQLIVAPLLAMALLMGNNIQVAAQSKAKRFMLTENKQEKRVDVTVEGKPFTSYVYPDVLKKPVLYPIRTAKGNFITRGWPMDPRPGERVDHPHHVGMWFNFGDVNGHDFWNNSNDTGSHKGPFGTIRHTKVNKMTSGDAKAELEVSSEWQKPDGTSLIKEDTKYVFSGEGDTRIIDRITTLTAQKEDVLFKDNKEGVIAIRLARELEHPSTKPEVFTDASGKATPVPVMNNEGVTGHYQSSEGKKGDDVWGTRGKWVNLTGRIGNEPVSVVLMDNPQNVGFPTYWHARGYGLFGANPFGQKVMSDGKEELNYKLPAGKSVTFRHRVLIQSGNSLTDEQVNAQYQKFAGKK, via the coding sequence ATGAAAACCAAACCAATACAACTTATTGTCGCTCCACTGCTGGCAATGGCTTTGCTGATGGGCAACAACATACAAGTTGCCGCGCAGAGCAAGGCAAAGCGCTTTATGCTAACAGAAAACAAGCAGGAGAAGCGGGTAGATGTAACCGTAGAAGGTAAGCCTTTCACCTCGTATGTCTATCCGGATGTACTGAAGAAGCCGGTGCTGTATCCGATACGCACTGCCAAGGGAAACTTTATCACGCGGGGCTGGCCAATGGACCCCAGACCGGGTGAAAGGGTAGACCATCCGCACCACGTGGGTATGTGGTTTAACTTTGGTGATGTAAACGGCCATGACTTCTGGAACAACTCCAATGATACAGGCAGCCACAAAGGGCCGTTTGGCACCATTCGCCATACCAAGGTAAACAAAATGACCAGCGGCGATGCAAAGGCAGAACTGGAGGTAAGCTCAGAATGGCAGAAGCCTGACGGTACGTCCTTAATCAAAGAAGATACTAAGTACGTCTTCAGCGGCGAAGGCGATACTCGTATCATTGACCGAATCACCACCCTGACCGCGCAGAAGGAAGATGTTTTGTTTAAGGATAACAAAGAAGGGGTCATTGCCATTCGCCTGGCACGGGAACTGGAGCATCCTTCTACCAAACCTGAGGTGTTTACCGATGCCAGCGGCAAAGCAACGCCGGTGCCGGTCATGAACAATGAAGGCGTTACCGGCCATTACCAGAGCAGCGAAGGCAAAAAAGGGGATGATGTATGGGGTACACGCGGAAAATGGGTGAATTTAACCGGGCGCATAGGCAATGAGCCGGTATCTGTGGTGCTGATGGATAACCCGCAAAACGTGGGTTTCCCAACCTACTGGCATGCCCGCGGGTATGGCTTGTTTGGCGCGAACCCTTTTGGACAAAAAGTAATGAGCGATGGCAAGGAAGAGCTTAACTACAAGCTTCCTGCCGGTAAATCGGTTACCTTCAGGCACCGGGTTCTCATTCAATCGGGCAACAGCCTTACAGATGAGCAGGTAAATGCACAGTACCAAAAGTTCGCCGGTAAAAAGTAA
- a CDS encoding sugar phosphate isomerase/epimerase family protein — MASEISRREFMLKAGVGALVLPALSCVSINSAGSVSVPGMKVGYASITWGGNDLQAIKDISSLGFKGIQLRANTFREYGERPDALRDLLKTHKLELCMFSSGNANINTGNDKAVIDQHLKNAAFIKKLGGQLLQVTNSSRPKEGAPSTADLKSYGHLLNEIGKRTLDLGVQTVYHNHMHQLGETPEEVEMIMDSCDEKYVNLLLDIAHYQQGGGSPEAAIKQYKSRIQALHLKDVRQMPEAGAKAYKFVELGQGEVNLPNVLAALQEIKFKGWGIIELDAVPDKDKTPLECAKISHAYLKSKGMKI; from the coding sequence ATGGCTTCAGAAATATCCCGCAGAGAGTTTATGTTGAAAGCGGGCGTGGGGGCGCTGGTCCTTCCTGCCCTATCTTGTGTAAGCATTAACAGTGCCGGATCTGTCTCGGTGCCGGGTATGAAAGTAGGGTATGCCTCTATTACCTGGGGCGGAAATGATCTGCAGGCTATTAAGGATATTTCTTCTCTGGGCTTTAAAGGAATACAGTTACGCGCTAATACCTTCAGAGAATACGGGGAACGACCGGATGCCCTGCGGGATTTACTTAAGACACATAAACTGGAACTATGCATGTTCTCCAGTGGAAATGCCAACATCAACACGGGCAACGACAAAGCGGTGATTGACCAGCATCTGAAGAACGCTGCCTTCATAAAGAAGCTAGGAGGCCAGTTACTTCAGGTGACCAATTCCTCACGCCCCAAAGAAGGTGCCCCCAGCACTGCCGACCTGAAAAGCTATGGCCATCTACTAAACGAAATAGGCAAGCGCACGCTCGACCTTGGTGTCCAGACGGTTTACCATAACCACATGCACCAACTAGGGGAAACCCCCGAAGAGGTGGAGATGATCATGGATAGCTGCGACGAAAAGTATGTAAACCTACTGCTGGACATAGCGCACTACCAACAGGGGGGAGGAAGCCCGGAAGCAGCCATTAAACAATATAAAAGCAGGATACAGGCATTGCACCTAAAAGACGTGCGCCAGATGCCGGAAGCGGGAGCCAAAGCTTACAAATTCGTAGAGCTTGGGCAGGGAGAGGTAAACCTGCCAAATGTTCTGGCGGCACTTCAGGAAATCAAATTCAAAGGCTGGGGAATAATCGAGTTAGACGCTGTGCCTGATAAGGACAAGACACCGCTGGAGTGTGCTAAGATAAGCCATGCATACCTGAAGTCTAAAGGAATGAAAATTTAA
- a CDS encoding Gfo/Idh/MocA family protein, protein MDYNDNNPRRDFIKKAALGTLGFSLMGMGISAKSYGRILGANDRVQVGIVGFSNRFKNSLYPAFMNHSKELNFEFVGVSDIWNRRRDEAEAFIKEKSGGKIKKYRNNDELYASKNLDAVIISTADFQHALMGVEAVRNGKDAYIEKPLAETIEDARAVLKAVEETGKIVQIGSQRRSAPNYISANEYIKSGKFGDIKMVEMSWNVNQPGRWRLPKLVNEIRKEDTDWDRFLMNRPKVAWDPRKYLEYRLFWPYSSGIPGQWMSHQIDTVHWFTDLEHPRSVVANGGTYLWQDGRENPDTLTAVFDYGPLNDPKKGFQVVYTSRFTNSAGGVKELYYSNGGMLNLDTNQVTSEGGLTQSMANEMGLKANLLADYTLPTRAEKVSTDANTGGDPMTSLHMRNWMECVRSRKTPNASVRAGYNHSLATIMTRVAMQTGKRVTFDDAKQDVIVS, encoded by the coding sequence ATGGACTACAATGACAACAACCCCCGCCGGGACTTTATTAAAAAAGCTGCGCTCGGCACATTAGGCTTTTCTTTAATGGGCATGGGCATAAGTGCAAAAAGTTATGGAAGAATTTTAGGAGCTAATGACCGCGTACAAGTAGGTATTGTTGGTTTTTCGAACAGGTTTAAGAATTCACTGTATCCAGCGTTCATGAACCACTCCAAAGAGTTGAACTTCGAGTTTGTGGGTGTTTCTGACATCTGGAACCGCCGCCGCGATGAGGCAGAGGCCTTCATTAAAGAGAAGTCGGGTGGTAAAATCAAGAAGTACCGAAACAACGATGAGCTTTACGCATCTAAAAACCTGGATGCAGTGATCATCAGTACCGCCGACTTCCAGCATGCCCTAATGGGGGTAGAGGCAGTACGTAACGGCAAGGATGCCTATATTGAAAAGCCACTGGCAGAAACCATTGAAGATGCACGTGCTGTGCTGAAGGCAGTAGAGGAAACCGGTAAAATTGTACAGATAGGTTCTCAGCGCCGCAGCGCACCAAACTACATTTCTGCAAACGAATACATCAAGTCTGGCAAGTTTGGTGACATTAAAATGGTGGAAATGAGCTGGAACGTGAACCAGCCGGGCCGCTGGCGTTTGCCTAAGCTGGTAAATGAAATCCGGAAGGAAGATACCGACTGGGACCGCTTCCTGATGAACCGCCCCAAAGTGGCCTGGGACCCTCGCAAGTACTTAGAGTACCGTTTGTTCTGGCCTTATTCTTCCGGTATACCGGGCCAGTGGATGTCGCACCAGATTGATACCGTGCATTGGTTCACCGACCTGGAGCATCCGCGCAGTGTGGTAGCCAATGGCGGCACCTACTTATGGCAGGACGGCCGCGAAAACCCGGATACTTTAACGGCGGTTTTCGATTATGGCCCACTAAACGACCCTAAGAAAGGGTTCCAGGTAGTGTATACTTCCAGGTTCACCAACAGTGCCGGGGGCGTGAAAGAGCTATACTACTCAAACGGCGGTATGCTGAACCTGGACACAAACCAGGTTACCTCAGAAGGCGGTCTGACGCAGAGCATGGCCAACGAAATGGGCCTGAAGGCTAATCTGCTGGCGGATTATACCTTACCCACCCGTGCTGAAAAAGTATCTACTGATGCCAATACCGGGGGTGACCCAATGACCTCGCTGCACATGCGCAACTGGATGGAATGTGTGCGCAGCCGCAAAACGCCCAATGCCTCTGTGCGTGCTGGCTATAACCATTCCCTTGCTACCATCATGACCCGTGTAGCCATGCAAACCGGCAAACGCGTCACCTTTGATGATGCTAAACAGGATGTAATTGTAAGCTAA
- a CDS encoding DUF7133 domain-containing protein has protein sequence MKSILYSALLAISCAGMLQACQPNSNTQAVQEEGKPLETDSVKIREMYDSSPVLSPGESLKKMQVEEGFTVELVAAEPLINSPVAMTFDEKGRMWVAEMQNYMPDTAGTGEELPTGKIVILEDKNGDGTFDDRKVFLDSLVLPRALSLVEDGLLVAMPPNLWYYEINQNKPGKKTLVDNNYTQGGNVEHEPNGLLRAMDNWIYSAKFTKRYRKKGDKWLIEKTHFRGQWGIAKDDQGRLYYNNNSQNLLGDYFAPGMGAANANQQHVAGFDVDLVGNNRVYPARATTGVNRGYQEGILNKELRLVNFTAACGPVIYRGGLFGERYSQNAFVAEPAANLIKRNILNEKGYQIKGTQAYAGREFLASTDERFRPVNLYDGPDGGLYVLDMYRGVIQHKFYLTDYLAKEIAQRHLEQPITCGRIYRVVPAKKEAKAVVVPQEPLQLVKLLEHKNGWVRDKAQQLLVDKKYPQAIPALRQLLKQTKQPVTAAHALWSLEGMNALLPEDVLPLLKQPQWSIRMQALSVLPSVMTTKNYTTFAQVLGQLVAQHDSLAAPYVAFLAPGIRQFDKPAADRLVQAVVKQYPANKYVADAAISSMQGREEVFYTKALAAKDTSSVLHVRLREVLEDMRNAKRSKDPELLAKEFPVGARLYKSTCQSCHGADGNGVKRLAPPLNNSNWVTGSKSRLIPIVLYGMTGPVKVNGMLYQTPDIIGEMPGIGHNKDLSDKDIAELLSFIRKSWNNNAGKIEAADVEQTRKAYKGRQKAFTMGELNTL, from the coding sequence ATGAAAAGTATTTTGTATAGTGCCTTGTTGGCCATCAGCTGTGCAGGCATGCTGCAGGCTTGTCAGCCGAACAGTAATACCCAGGCGGTGCAGGAAGAAGGGAAGCCGCTTGAAACAGACTCGGTTAAAATAAGGGAGATGTACGATTCCTCGCCTGTATTGTCGCCTGGAGAATCGCTGAAGAAGATGCAGGTAGAGGAAGGGTTTACGGTGGAACTGGTCGCCGCAGAGCCCCTGATCAACTCGCCCGTAGCCATGACCTTTGATGAGAAAGGCCGCATGTGGGTAGCAGAAATGCAGAACTACATGCCTGACACGGCAGGCACCGGCGAAGAACTGCCCACGGGCAAGATTGTCATCCTGGAAGACAAAAACGGGGATGGTACATTTGACGACCGAAAGGTGTTCCTGGACTCCCTTGTGTTGCCACGGGCGCTCTCCCTGGTAGAGGATGGCTTGCTGGTGGCCATGCCGCCCAACCTATGGTATTATGAGATAAACCAGAATAAGCCGGGCAAAAAGACCTTAGTGGATAACAACTATACCCAAGGCGGCAATGTGGAGCATGAACCGAACGGACTACTGCGCGCCATGGATAACTGGATCTACAGCGCTAAGTTCACCAAGCGCTACCGTAAAAAAGGAGACAAATGGCTCATCGAAAAAACGCATTTCAGGGGACAGTGGGGCATTGCAAAGGACGATCAAGGCAGGCTTTATTACAACAACAACTCCCAAAACCTGTTAGGCGATTATTTCGCCCCGGGCATGGGAGCCGCCAACGCGAACCAACAGCATGTGGCAGGCTTTGATGTGGACCTGGTAGGCAACAATAGGGTGTATCCGGCCAGAGCTACCACCGGGGTAAACCGGGGGTATCAGGAAGGCATTTTAAACAAAGAACTGCGCCTGGTAAACTTCACAGCGGCCTGCGGACCGGTTATTTACCGGGGTGGGTTGTTTGGGGAAAGGTACTCCCAAAATGCCTTTGTGGCTGAACCGGCCGCCAACCTGATCAAACGCAACATCCTAAACGAAAAGGGATACCAAATAAAGGGTACGCAGGCGTATGCAGGGCGAGAGTTCCTGGCAAGCACAGATGAGCGTTTCCGGCCCGTCAACCTGTACGACGGTCCCGATGGTGGTTTGTATGTGCTGGATATGTACCGGGGCGTGATACAGCATAAATTCTACTTAACAGATTACCTGGCCAAAGAGATAGCCCAAAGGCACCTGGAACAGCCCATCACCTGTGGGCGCATTTACAGGGTAGTCCCTGCCAAAAAAGAAGCTAAAGCGGTGGTTGTGCCGCAGGAGCCACTTCAGCTGGTAAAGCTGCTAGAGCACAAAAACGGATGGGTGCGTGACAAAGCACAACAGTTACTTGTAGATAAAAAGTATCCGCAGGCTATACCAGCCCTGCGCCAGCTGCTGAAACAGACAAAGCAACCTGTAACGGCCGCTCATGCGCTGTGGTCACTGGAAGGAATGAATGCCTTGTTACCGGAAGACGTACTGCCCCTGCTTAAACAGCCACAATGGTCAATCCGGATGCAGGCCCTGAGTGTCTTGCCTTCGGTCATGACGACGAAAAATTACACTACGTTTGCGCAGGTGCTTGGGCAGCTGGTCGCACAACATGATTCGCTGGCAGCCCCTTATGTGGCTTTCCTGGCACCTGGTATTCGTCAGTTTGATAAGCCTGCTGCTGACAGACTGGTGCAGGCGGTTGTAAAGCAGTATCCTGCTAACAAATATGTGGCAGATGCCGCCATCAGCAGTATGCAGGGCAGGGAAGAAGTATTCTATACCAAAGCATTGGCTGCCAAGGATACAAGTTCTGTGCTACACGTGCGGCTCAGAGAAGTGCTGGAAGATATGAGGAATGCAAAACGCAGCAAAGATCCTGAACTGCTGGCAAAGGAATTTCCGGTTGGCGCCAGGCTGTACAAGTCCACCTGCCAGTCCTGCCACGGGGCGGACGGGAATGGCGTGAAGCGCCTGGCGCCGCCGCTGAATAACTCAAACTGGGTAACTGGCAGCAAAAGCAGGTTGATACCCATTGTCCTGTATGGCATGACCGGCCCCGTCAAAGTAAATGGAATGCTTTACCAAACCCCCGACATTATTGGCGAGATGCCAGGCATTGGCCACAACAAGGATCTGTCAGATAAAGACATAGCCGAACTGTTAAGCTTTATTCGAAAGTCTTGGAACAACAATGCTGGTAAAATAGAGGCAGCAGATGTGGAGCAGACCCGCAAAGCGTACAAGGGCAGGCAGAAAGCATTCACTATGGGAGAGTTGAATACTTTATAA
- a CDS encoding cupin domain-containing protein, which produces MMKRILLFTSMIWIVATSVKGQTDTLPSGVYNPDRVKPRSSTGVQAKPKVQGSTTDLAGFSYHTSTLPPGKINHPPRALPNREELIVVKEGQLQITINDSSKVLGPGSIALIVAGDKQSFQNVSDKPVTYYVLGFTSKAPVNIPRGVAGGGSLMKDWTELPVKKTSKGESRPVFDRPSSMFPRFEVHATMLNAGEESHAPHTHRAEEVMLLMQGSVTMNIASVSSKAVAGDAILVRPDVPHNLKNTGNEPCWYYAIKWFHASN; this is translated from the coding sequence ATGATGAAAAGAATACTCTTGTTTACCTCCATGATATGGATAGTTGCTACTTCTGTAAAAGGGCAGACAGATACTTTGCCATCAGGCGTGTATAATCCTGATAGAGTAAAACCCAGGAGTAGTACAGGAGTTCAGGCAAAGCCTAAGGTACAGGGAAGCACTACAGACCTGGCAGGCTTTAGCTACCATACGTCCACCCTTCCTCCCGGAAAAATTAATCACCCTCCCCGGGCACTACCTAATCGGGAAGAACTGATTGTGGTAAAAGAAGGGCAGCTGCAGATCACCATCAATGACAGCAGTAAAGTGCTGGGGCCAGGAAGCATTGCCTTGATCGTAGCCGGCGATAAGCAGAGCTTTCAAAATGTTTCTGACAAACCGGTCACCTATTATGTGTTAGGCTTTACCTCAAAAGCACCAGTGAACATACCCCGCGGGGTGGCTGGCGGTGGTTCTCTGATGAAAGACTGGACAGAATTACCGGTGAAGAAAACAAGCAAAGGAGAATCACGACCTGTCTTTGACAGACCCTCATCCATGTTTCCGAGATTTGAGGTACATGCTACCATGCTGAATGCCGGAGAAGAAAGCCATGCGCCTCATACCCATAGAGCCGAAGAAGTGATGTTACTGATGCAGGGAAGCGTAACCATGAACATCGCATCCGTCAGCTCTAAAGCCGTAGCAGGTGATGCTATTTTAGTAAGGCCTGATGTTCCGCACAATCTTAAAAACACAGGAAATGAGCCGTGCTGGTACTATGCGATCAAATGGTTCCATGCCTCCAATTAA
- a CDS encoding rhamnogalacturonidase: MMTKKYSLVLLLLLTITLNLSAFAKKEVFPDGTPIPDWFRQNKPTDISKLGKQYRITDYNLQNDSTVLQTSLIQAVIDKAHENGGGVVIIPKGTFLSGALFFKKNTHLHLEEGGKLKGSDDISNFPLVMTRMEGQTLKYFSALVNADGLDGFTISGKGTIDGNGLRYWKSFWLRRQFNPATTNMDEMRPRLVFISNSKNVQLSGVRLINSPFWTTHLYKCENVKLLDLYIYSPKEPVKAPSSDAVDIDACRNVLIKNCYMSVNDDAVALKGGKGPKADKDPNNGGNQNIIIEDCTYGFCHGALTFGSESIHNRNIILRRIKVNHAERLLWLKMRPDTPQNYEYVLVEDITGSDIGNFIFIQPWTQFFDLKGAQVAGTSTAHHITMRNIKLDCNNFFNVGASKDPSPAQGFGYKLSDFTFENIEVTAKNFLEINTSIIEDFKLKNVKVNGKKLF; encoded by the coding sequence ATGATGACAAAAAAATACAGCCTCGTGCTGCTGCTCCTGCTTACTATTACCCTGAATCTTAGTGCCTTTGCCAAGAAGGAAGTATTCCCGGATGGAACGCCGATCCCGGACTGGTTCCGGCAAAACAAACCTACTGATATCTCCAAACTAGGCAAGCAGTACCGCATTACCGACTACAACCTCCAAAACGACAGCACTGTCCTTCAGACTTCGTTAATACAGGCGGTTATAGACAAAGCTCATGAGAATGGCGGCGGCGTGGTCATTATCCCCAAAGGGACATTCCTGAGTGGTGCGCTGTTCTTTAAGAAGAACACCCACCTGCACCTGGAAGAGGGTGGCAAGCTGAAAGGCAGCGACGACATCAGCAATTTCCCGCTGGTGATGACCCGTATGGAAGGGCAAACCTTGAAATATTTTTCGGCCCTGGTGAATGCCGATGGCCTGGATGGATTTACCATCTCCGGAAAAGGCACCATTGACGGTAATGGGCTACGTTACTGGAAATCATTTTGGCTACGGCGGCAATTCAACCCTGCCACTACCAACATGGACGAGATGCGGCCAAGGCTGGTGTTCATCTCCAACAGCAAGAACGTGCAGCTTTCAGGCGTACGGTTGATTAACTCGCCTTTCTGGACAACCCACCTGTACAAATGCGAAAACGTTAAGTTGCTGGACCTGTACATTTACTCTCCTAAAGAACCCGTAAAAGCCCCGAGTTCTGATGCCGTGGACATTGACGCCTGCAGAAATGTCCTTATCAAAAACTGCTACATGTCTGTAAATGACGATGCCGTAGCCCTGAAAGGTGGAAAGGGACCAAAAGCTGACAAAGACCCGAACAACGGTGGCAACCAGAACATCATCATTGAAGACTGCACCTACGGTTTTTGCCACGGCGCCTTAACCTTCGGGAGTGAGTCTATCCATAATCGTAACATCATCTTGCGCCGTATCAAGGTAAACCACGCAGAGCGTTTGCTTTGGCTGAAAATGCGCCCGGACACCCCTCAGAACTATGAATATGTGCTGGTGGAGGACATTACCGGCAGTGACATTGGCAACTTCATCTTCATCCAGCCCTGGACCCAGTTCTTCGACCTTAAAGGCGCACAGGTGGCGGGCACGTCTACCGCGCACCACATCACCATGCGCAACATCAAACTGGATTGCAACAATTTCTTTAACGTAGGAGCCTCAAAAGACCCCAGCCCGGCTCAAGGCTTTGGGTACAAACTATCTGACTTCACGTTTGAAAACATTGAGGTGACCGCTAAGAACTTCCTGGAGATCAACACCTCCATAATAGAAGACTTTAAACTCAAAAACGTAAAAGTTAACGGGAAGAAACTTTTCTAA
- a CDS encoding 3-keto-disaccharide hydrolase — MTGGSTTTAKVNTATQALNTLNDEEKKEGWKLLFDGKTTAGWRGAYKDAFPEQGWKIENGELVVLKSGGGESRNGGDIITEQQYDNFELTLEAKLTPGANSGVKYFVTERLPKSPGSAIGLEFQILDDELHPDAKMGRDGNRTIGSLYDLITAQNKKVNPIGEWNKVRIVSNNKHVEHWLNGVKVVEYERGSQEFRDLVAASKYQKFENFGEAPQGHILLQDHGDEVRYRNIKLLDLNTK, encoded by the coding sequence ATGACAGGAGGTTCAACGACTACTGCCAAAGTAAATACCGCAACTCAAGCCCTGAACACTTTGAACGATGAGGAGAAAAAGGAAGGCTGGAAATTACTCTTTGACGGTAAAACAACTGCCGGCTGGCGGGGAGCCTACAAAGATGCGTTCCCGGAGCAAGGCTGGAAGATTGAAAACGGCGAACTGGTCGTGCTCAAATCAGGGGGCGGTGAATCCAGGAACGGGGGCGACATTATCACGGAGCAGCAGTATGACAACTTTGAGCTGACCCTGGAGGCAAAATTAACCCCGGGTGCAAACAGCGGTGTCAAATACTTTGTAACCGAGCGCCTGCCCAAAAGCCCGGGCTCTGCCATTGGCCTGGAGTTCCAGATTCTGGACGACGAACTACACCCCGATGCAAAAATGGGAAGAGACGGTAACCGTACCATTGGCTCGCTCTATGACCTGATTACTGCCCAAAATAAAAAAGTAAACCCAATTGGTGAGTGGAACAAAGTGCGCATTGTTTCAAACAACAAACACGTAGAGCACTGGCTGAACGGGGTAAAGGTAGTGGAGTATGAGCGGGGTAGCCAGGAGTTCAGAGATCTGGTGGCGGCAAGCAAATACCAGAAGTTTGAAAATTTTGGGGAAGCGCCGCAAGGGCACATCCTGCTACAGGACCACGGCGATGAGGTGCGTTACCGCAACATCAAACTCCTTGATCTGAATACGAAGTAA
- a CDS encoding glycoside hydrolase family 43 protein — MMNSTKLLQLLLAVTLLFSGCAGGALKPTKNQFNNPLALQRADPHVWKTKDGTYYFVATVPEYDRLEIRKSKTINGIKEAEPVVVWRKHEKGPMGNHIWAPELHQIDGKWYIYFAAGSVEDKWAIRKYALSNTSADPTKGEWKEEGEIVSKPNQFTLDATTFEHKGQRYMIWVDRASNKEINTGLYIAKMTSPTTLGDKQVVISRPEYAWERIGHNVNEAPAVIIRNGKVFVTFSASATDANYALGLLWAKEDADLLDTASWNKLPEPVFYTNERLKRFGPGHNSFIVAEDGKTDVMIYHARDYKEIKGEPLYDPNRHTRARVLRWTEDGMPDFGQELDDNEMAVKKGKQAKNAKK, encoded by the coding sequence ATGATGAACTCCACTAAACTCTTACAACTACTTCTAGCCGTTACGCTCCTTTTCAGCGGATGCGCTGGAGGCGCGTTAAAACCAACGAAGAACCAGTTCAATAACCCATTAGCCTTGCAAAGGGCAGACCCACATGTCTGGAAAACCAAGGATGGCACCTATTACTTTGTGGCCACCGTGCCAGAATATGACCGCCTGGAGATCCGGAAGTCAAAGACCATCAATGGCATCAAAGAAGCTGAACCGGTGGTGGTTTGGCGCAAGCACGAGAAGGGCCCCATGGGCAACCACATCTGGGCTCCTGAACTGCATCAGATAGACGGAAAATGGTACATCTACTTTGCCGCCGGCTCCGTGGAAGACAAATGGGCCATCCGCAAGTACGCCTTGTCTAATACCTCCGCAGACCCTACCAAAGGCGAGTGGAAAGAAGAAGGGGAGATTGTGAGTAAACCAAACCAGTTCACCCTGGATGCCACCACCTTTGAACACAAAGGGCAACGCTACATGATCTGGGTAGACCGGGCCTCTAACAAGGAGATAAACACCGGCTTGTATATTGCTAAAATGACCAGCCCCACCACCCTTGGCGACAAACAGGTGGTAATCTCCCGACCAGAATATGCCTGGGAAAGGATAGGGCATAATGTGAACGAGGCTCCGGCCGTGATCATCCGCAACGGAAAGGTATTTGTGACCTTCTCAGCCAGCGCCACAGATGCCAACTACGCCTTAGGCTTGCTTTGGGCTAAGGAAGATGCTGATTTGCTGGATACCGCCTCATGGAACAAGTTACCTGAGCCCGTTTTTTACACAAATGAACGCCTAAAGCGCTTCGGACCTGGTCACAACAGCTTTATAGTTGCAGAGGACGGTAAAACCGACGTGATGATTTACCACGCCCGCGACTACAAAGAAATCAAAGGTGAACCCCTCTACGATCCTAACCGCCACACCCGCGCCCGGGTATTGAGATGGACCGAGGATGGTATGCCTGATTTCGGTCAGGAATTGGATGACAATGAAATGGCAGTGAAAAAGGGAAAACAGGCTAAAAACGCAAAGAAGTAA